In Mastacembelus armatus chromosome 22, fMasArm1.2, whole genome shotgun sequence, a genomic segment contains:
- the LOC113138300 gene encoding transformer-2 protein homolog beta-like isoform X2, which translates to MQVNVIPRLKFMSIPRSRSHRSSRRHHSRSRSRSHRRRSRSRSRSWEYRRRRSHSRSPMSNRRRHIGNRANPDPNTCLGVFGLSLYTTERDLRDVFSKYGPLSDVNIVYDQQSRRSRGFAFVYFENCEDSKEAKERANGMELDGRRIRVDFSITKRAHTPTPGIYMGRPTYGSGGSSRRVSRDYDRGYDRGYDRGYDRSYERDYDRYEDREYRSYRRRSPSPYYSRGYRSRSRSRSYSPRHY; encoded by the exons atgcaaGTTAATGTCATACCCAGACTCAAATTTATGTCTATCCCCAGATCCCGTTCCCATCGAAGCTCACGCAGGCACCACTCCCGCTCTCGGTCACGCTCCCACAGGCGCCGTTCTAGGAGCCGATCCCGTAGCTGGGAGTACCGTCGTCGTAGGAGCCATAGTCGTTCCCCTATGTCAAATCGTCGTAGACACATTGGCAACAGG GCAAACCCAGACCCCAACACCTGTCTAGGTGTATTTGGACTGAGTCTGTACACCACTGAAAGGGATCTGAGGGATGTTTTCTCTAAATATGGCCCTTTGAGTGACGTTAACATTGTGTATGACCAGCAGTCCCGTCGCTCAAGGGGCTTTGCCTTTGTCTACTTTGAAAACTGCGAGGACTCCAAGGAA GCCAAAGAGCGTGCTAATGGAATGGAGCTTGATGGCCGCAGGATCCGAGTGGATTTCTCCATTACTAAACGAGCCCATACTCCCACTCCTGGAATATACATGGGGCGACCTAccta TGGCAGTGGTGGTTCCTCACGGCGTGTCTCCAGGGACTATGACAGGGGCTATGACAGAGGCTACGACAGGGGCTATGACAGAAGCTATGAACGGGACTATGATCGCTATGAAGACAGAGAGTATAGATCATATAG ACGCAGATCTCCATCTCCTTACTACAGCAGAGGGTACCGCTCTCGATCCCGGTCGCGGTCCTACTCACCAC GTCACTACTGA
- the LOC113138300 gene encoding transformer-2 protein homolog beta-like isoform X1, producing MSDNEKEFREKDSRPGSRSSSPHGSAKSASRSPARSKDGSRHSRSRSRSRSRSKSRSRSHRSSRRHHSRSRSRSHRRRSRSRSRSWEYRRRRSHSRSPMSNRRRHIGNRANPDPNTCLGVFGLSLYTTERDLRDVFSKYGPLSDVNIVYDQQSRRSRGFAFVYFENCEDSKEAKERANGMELDGRRIRVDFSITKRAHTPTPGIYMGRPTYGSGGSSRRVSRDYDRGYDRGYDRGYDRSYERDYDRYEDREYRSYRRRSPSPYYSRGYRSRSRSRSYSPRHY from the exons GACTCACGGCCTGGCTCAAGGAGCTCGTCCCCTCATGGCTCGGCGAAATCTGCCAGCCGCTCACCAGCACGCTCTAAAGATGGCTCCCGACATTCAAGGTCTCGGTCTCGTTCTCGGTCCAGATCGAAATCCAG ATCCCGTTCCCATCGAAGCTCACGCAGGCACCACTCCCGCTCTCGGTCACGCTCCCACAGGCGCCGTTCTAGGAGCCGATCCCGTAGCTGGGAGTACCGTCGTCGTAGGAGCCATAGTCGTTCCCCTATGTCAAATCGTCGTAGACACATTGGCAACAGG GCAAACCCAGACCCCAACACCTGTCTAGGTGTATTTGGACTGAGTCTGTACACCACTGAAAGGGATCTGAGGGATGTTTTCTCTAAATATGGCCCTTTGAGTGACGTTAACATTGTGTATGACCAGCAGTCCCGTCGCTCAAGGGGCTTTGCCTTTGTCTACTTTGAAAACTGCGAGGACTCCAAGGAA GCCAAAGAGCGTGCTAATGGAATGGAGCTTGATGGCCGCAGGATCCGAGTGGATTTCTCCATTACTAAACGAGCCCATACTCCCACTCCTGGAATATACATGGGGCGACCTAccta TGGCAGTGGTGGTTCCTCACGGCGTGTCTCCAGGGACTATGACAGGGGCTATGACAGAGGCTACGACAGGGGCTATGACAGAAGCTATGAACGGGACTATGATCGCTATGAAGACAGAGAGTATAGATCATATAG ACGCAGATCTCCATCTCCTTACTACAGCAGAGGGTACCGCTCTCGATCCCGGTCGCGGTCCTACTCACCAC GTCACTACTGA